The nucleotide window ACGCTCTCTACGGACGTGATCAATGTAGGGCATGTTGTGGGGATCACGCCGCAGTTGAAGCTGCGGGAGGTCTATTACACGCGAGGCGTGACCACTGAGAAGACGGTGCATCGAGAGACTTTTTGGGCGAGCCTCGACGCGACGTCGCGCCTCTCCAGGAATTTTGCGAAAGAGGGCGGAAAAAGTCTCGTCCACACGATCGAACCGGATATCATCTACGAATATGTACCGCCCAGCGACCAGTCCCAGATCGTCCAGATCGATGCCGTGGACGATCTGCCCAAGAAAAATCTATTGACCTATTCCTTACGCAGCCGGCTCTTGGAGATGGGCGCGGATGGCAATAACAGCAACTGGCTGGACTTGACTCTGGCGCAGAGCTATCACGTCGGGAGCACTCAGAACCAGGCCCGGCTCTTTCCCTTTTCCAACAGCCCTCTCTTTGCGTCCACGAGCCAGCCGTTGCAGCCGACAATGGTCGCCGTGCAGGGGAAGAAATTCTCGGACCTCTGGCTCCGCGGCGTGGTTGGCAACAATGTCGGGACGCCGGCCCTTATGAATCCCATGTCGTTGACCGTGGACGCCTTCTTCGATCCCTATCGGATGGACCTCAGCCAGTGGAACACGGATGTGCGCTATCAGGATCGAGACCAGTGGTATGTCGAGTTGGGGCAGCGTTACACGAACGAGGGTAATCGGGTCCGGCGCGGCGACATCTGGAACCCCATCTCCTTCAACGAGGTCTATGCCCCGACGCAGGCAGTCCACTATGCCACAGGGACTGTTGCGTTCCGGGCGCCGCTCGGGTGGACCTTGGGGGCTAAAACTTACTACGACATGAAGTCAGGACAGAGGCCGGAGACGGATCTCGTCGGTGTCTATCAGAATCCCTGCAAATGCTGGTCCTTGGGCCTTTTTTACATTCAATTTCCAGACCGGGTACAGTACAATTTTCTTATCAGCCTGACCGGGATCGGCGCGACAGAAGGGTTCGGCACCCAGTTGATGAAAGCCATTCTGAACCCCTTGCTCAAGGACGAGAAGGGCCTGCCCTGGCCGACCTCGCCAACTCGGAGATCTTCGTCGTCGGGGGTGTCGCAACAGGGGCAGCCGGGCCAGCCTGGATTGGGCCGGTTCTGAGGGCGCCCGATGGAGGTCTGTGATGCGACGTAGGCCAAGGGCCATCTGGTCGGCGCTGGCGGGGCTAGGATGCCTGTCCCTGCTTGTGGCGGGCTTGTGGGCCACGGCTGTGCCGGCTGCGTCTTTCGATCAGCCACGGGACCATCTGAAACGGGCCAAGGTCTTTCTGGCCGCGGGAGATTACCGTCATGCGGTTGAGGCCTGTCAACGTGAGGTTGAGGAGGCCCCCTCGGTCCAGAGCTATATCTATCTCACCTACATCTACCAGGCGATCGATGGCTACTTGGAGGCTATGGCCAAAGCCGATCGGTGGGTGGCGGTGGAGCAGCTGTACCTGAACCTGGCCACGCGTAATACAGAAGATCTGACCGATCCGCCTGACGTGCTGGCGCGGATCGCCAAGGAACTGATCCAGGAAAGTGTCAGGCGGCAATCGGACGTGACCGCCGCCATGGCCACGCGCCTGGATAAGGCGACGGCCGAACGGCTTTGGACGCAGCAGACAGCCTGGCGGGCGGCCCATCCGGACGATTGGTGGAGCGGCGTGCCGGAGGCCTGGAATTGGTAGGGGGAGCGTAGCGGTTGGCCGCCTTTCGTGCTCGCAGAACGCGCACTTCGGAAAGTGCTCGTCCCATGCGCGCAGTTGAAGGCCGCCCAATCGCCGCTCGGAAAAGAAAGAGGGATAAGGGCGCGAGGTAGAAAAACAGGGGGCAACCGTTCGGTTGACAGTCTAAACGACGGTAGGATACGATGCGCTCCTACCGGTGGGGAAACGTCATTCGAAGGAGGCGATCCGTGGCAGGACAGGCATTGCAGGTGAGCGACAGCAGTTGGGATGCCCAGGTTATGAAGGCGCCGGGCCTGGTGATGGTGGATTTCTGGGCCGTGTGGTGCGGGCCCTGCCAGATGGTCGCGCCGATCATCGAAGAATTGGCGACCGAGTATGCGGGCAAAGTAAAAGTCATGAAGCTGAACACCGACGAGAATCCGGAAGTGGCCGGACGATACCAGGTGATGAGCATTCCGACGATTTTGTTCTTCAAGAACGGGCAGCCGGTGGAGAAACTTGTCGGTGCGAGGCCCAAGCGGCAGTTTAAGGAAACGATCGATTCGCTTTTGGCGCAAGCGACTCCCTCCGCTTAAGAGGATGGTGAAAAAGTCCTCCGACTGCGTTCTCGCATCGCGCAGGCCCTCAACGGATCGTACGAACAAGAGGCAAGGTACATCTCCGCTCGCATGTGATCGAAGCGAGCGGTTCAAGCGAAGCTCGGTATGTACCTCATCGGGCCTTCACTCGCTGCGGCCTTGTCGAGAGGCCATTTTGACCATCCTGATCCATTAAGGTTGCGGCTCGTATGCTCACCGAGCTGCGCATCGCCAACTTCGCGGTCATCGAACAGCTCCATCTTGAATTTTCCAGCGGGTTCCAGGTCCTGACCGGAGAGACCGGTGCGGGCAAGTCCATCCTCGTGGATGCCCTGGCCCTTCTGATCGGGGGGCGGGCCGCGAACGATCAGATCAGGGCCGAATCCGAAGAGGCAGAGCTGCAGGCCTCCTTTTCCATCCCGGCCAAGAGCCCTCTCATTGCCAGCCTTCGGGATTGCGGGGTCTTGGCTCCCGACGAAACCGAGCTCATCATCCGGCGTATCCTGTCCCGATCGGGCCGGAACCGAGTTTATCTCAACGGCCGGCTCACCCCGCTCCATCAGGTACAGAGCTTGGCCGGCACCCTCATTGACATTCACGGCCAGCACGAGCAGCAATCCTTGCTGGCGGCTCAGACGCAGTTGGACGCCCTGGATGCCTTCGGGCAGTTGGGCGAAGCCTGCCAGGCCTACGCCACGCGATTCGAAGCCTGGCGTGTTCAGCAGCAAGCGCTCAATGAGGCGGTCCGGCTGGCCGCCGAGCGGCAAGCGAAAGAAGATTTCATTCGGTTTCAGCACAAGGAACTGGCGGAAGCGGAGCTCCGCTCCGGAGAGGAAGAAGCCTTGGAGTCAGAGCGCCGCCGGCTGAGCCACTCCCAACGGCTGGGGCAACTGAGCGACGAGGCCTATGAGCTGCTGTATGGAGCGGAATCTTCGTCGTTAGGCTCTCTGGGCGCGGTGGCCCAGCGCTTGAAAGAGTTGGCGGGGATTGATCCGGAGGCGGTCGAATGGACCGGACTCTGTGAGAGTGCCACCGTCGAGCTGCGCGAGTTGGCCGGGCGGCTGCGCGATTACCGGCAGGGGCTGGAACATGATCCGGATCGGTTGGCGCAAATCGAGGAGCGGCTGGACAAGCTCCAGCGGCTGAAAAAGAAGTATGGAGCGGCGGGAGCGGCGGCGACGGTCGCTCAATTGCTGGCGAAGCTGGAGCAATTGCAGGGGGAGCTGGAGGGACTGGATCAGAGCGAGTCACACTTGGCCGACTTGCGCGAGAAGGTGATAGGAGCGGAGCGGGACGCGGTGGCCTCGGCCGAGCGGCTGTCGGAGGGGCGGAAAAAAGCGGCCAAGAAGCTGGAGGCCCGGGTCAAGGCGGAGCTGTCGGCGCTGCGCATGGAACAGACCCAGTTCCAAATTGCCGTCGCATCGGATCGAAGCGAGGCGGCGCTGGGGCCGACCGGCTGCGATCGGGTGGAATTCCTGCTTTCTGCGAACCCCGGCGAACCGCTGCAGCCGATGGCAAAGGTCGCCTCGGGCGGCGAGCTCTCGCGGATCATGTTGGCGCTCAAGACCGTGTTGGCGGAGAGCGACGGTGTGCCCGTGCTGATCTTTGACGAAGTGGATCAGGGCGTCGGGGGTGCAGTGGCGGCGGTGATGGGCAAACGGCTCAAGGCCCTGGCTGCCTATCACCAGGTCTTTTGCATCACGCATCTGCCCCAGATCGCGTCCCAGGCCGGGGCCCATTATGTGGTGGAAAAGACCGTGACGAAGAAACGCACGGTGACCACGGCGCGGCGGCTCGATCAGACCGGACGGAAGGAAGAAGTCGCGCGCATGATGGGCGGCCTCGCCATCACCAAGAATGTGCGGGAGGCGGCGGCGGAGATGATCGGGGGGGCGGAAGACGGGGATTAGGCCATCCCGATCTGATCGCTGACCAACAACACAGTCACGTTGTCCTGTCCGCCCCGTTCGTTGGCCAAGCGCACCAACTCGTCGCAGACCGCTTGCGTATCCTCTCCATAGCCAGCAAGAGCGTTCAGGATCTCGCCATCGCTCAACATCTTCGTCAACCCGTCGGTGCATAAGAGTATCCGGTCCCCGGTCTGCAAGCGCAGGGAGAGGAGGTCCGGCTCCACCTGTGCCGCGATACCCAAGGCGCGGGTGAGCATGTGCCGAAGATGGTGCGTGGCGGCATCCTGCGCCGAAAGGAGCCCGGCCCGCACCTGATCCTCCACCCACGAATGGTCTCTGGTGAGTTGGGACAGGGCGCCATCACGGTGCAGGTAGGCGCGACTGTCCCCCACGTGGGCCAATGTCGCCCGGGCTTGAGGGAATCCCTCGATGTGCAGCGCGATGAGCGTCGTGCCCATGCCTTTATATTCGGGGCGTGCATTGCCCTCCGCATGGAGCGCGACGTTGGCCTGGATCACGGCTTGGCGCAACCCGTCAGCGCGGTCGCAGGAGCCTGGTCTTCCCGCGCCGGCCAGCTTGGCCATGTGTGTTGCTGTGGTGGCGACCGCCACTTGGCTTGCCACGTCGCCTCCCGGATGGCCGCCCATCCCGTCGGCGATGATCCACAAGCCAAGCTCGTCCCGGAGAAATAGTGCATCCTGGTTGGCCTGGCGCACTAGGCCAACGTCTGTCCTGCCGGCCCCGTACCATCTGGCACCAGGTAATCGGCTCATGCCCGGGAGGCCCCCGCAGTTCGGTAGCGGGCTACCAAGCGGTCGTAAAACGTATCGGCCAGGGGTTCCAGATTGCGGACGTCGGCGGCGTTATAGTGGAGCAGTCGTTCCAGGGAAGTCGCCCGGCCCTGCTGCCACTCGTTCCAGAGGCGTACCGCTTCCCAACCATCAAGTCCTTGCACGTCGGCAGCACGTTCGAGACCCATCTGCGCCTCGATCTGTTTCAGCCCTCCTGTCAGCCCCAGCCGCCTGGCGGCGAAGCACAGGTCCATATGGGGCTGATCGAGGATCAGGCCGGGGAATTTCGCGCGTAGGTAGGGGAGGTCGAAGACGCT belongs to Nitrospirota bacterium and includes:
- the recN gene encoding DNA repair protein RecN, yielding MLTELRIANFAVIEQLHLEFSSGFQVLTGETGAGKSILVDALALLIGGRAANDQIRAESEEAELQASFSIPAKSPLIASLRDCGVLAPDETELIIRRILSRSGRNRVYLNGRLTPLHQVQSLAGTLIDIHGQHEQQSLLAAQTQLDALDAFGQLGEACQAYATRFEAWRVQQQALNEAVRLAAERQAKEDFIRFQHKELAEAELRSGEEEALESERRRLSHSQRLGQLSDEAYELLYGAESSSLGSLGAVAQRLKELAGIDPEAVEWTGLCESATVELRELAGRLRDYRQGLEHDPDRLAQIEERLDKLQRLKKKYGAAGAAATVAQLLAKLEQLQGELEGLDQSESHLADLREKVIGAERDAVASAERLSEGRKKAAKKLEARVKAELSALRMEQTQFQIAVASDRSEAALGPTGCDRVEFLLSANPGEPLQPMAKVASGGELSRIMLALKTVLAESDGVPVLIFDEVDQGVGGAVAAVMGKRLKALAAYHQVFCITHLPQIASQAGAHYVVEKTVTKKRTVTTARRLDQTGRKEEVARMMGGLAITKNVREAAAEMIGGAEDGD
- the trxA gene encoding thioredoxin, encoding MAGQALQVSDSSWDAQVMKAPGLVMVDFWAVWCGPCQMVAPIIEELATEYAGKVKVMKLNTDENPEVAGRYQVMSIPTILFFKNGQPVEKLVGARPKRQFKETIDSLLAQATPSA
- a CDS encoding Stp1/IreP family PP2C-type Ser/Thr phosphatase, with the translated sequence MSRLPGARWYGAGRTDVGLVRQANQDALFLRDELGLWIIADGMGGHPGGDVASQVAVATTATHMAKLAGAGRPGSCDRADGLRQAVIQANVALHAEGNARPEYKGMGTTLIALHIEGFPQARATLAHVGDSRAYLHRDGALSQLTRDHSWVEDQVRAGLLSAQDAATHHLRHMLTRALGIAAQVEPDLLSLRLQTGDRILLCTDGLTKMLSDGEILNALAGYGEDTQAVCDELVRLANERGGQDNVTVLLVSDQIGMA